The stretch of DNA GGTGGAAAGGCCACTGGGGTCTAGGCTCCCCCTGCTGTGTGTATAACATCCTTCACCCTTTCCTTACATTGAGGGAGACTCTGCCCAAGGCAGAGCAGGGACGGTTGAGGAAGCTGACACAGAGTCAGGTGACCCGCCCAAGGTCACAAGGCAATGATTCAAACCCAGCCCTTAGGACAAGCCTGGATTGTTTGGGTTCATAGCAACTTCTGACCCCGAGGATACAAGTCATTCCCGGCTGGGAGAGTGGACCTTCCACTCACTAAGATTCCTCAGGGTGGGTAAGGAGGGTGGGTTCAGTGAGGAAGGAAACCTCGGACTACAGAAACACCACAGGACTCTGGAATCAGGAGACAGGATTTGAGTCTCAACTTTAGCccttctggctgtgtgactttgggcaagccgcttaacctctctgggtctctgtttcctcGTGTATAAAATAGTTCTGCTCTCACAAACCACAGAGAGGACGGTATTATCACGGTCACTACcaactccccccgcccccccgcaggagagaggggaagatgTGACCATGGTGCCCCCTGCTGGCCCCCCACGTCTCACCCTGCTCTCAGGCCCAGATGTCCAGCTCCCGGGACAGCTCAGGAACCACCAGGCAAGTCCGCCAGCCCTGCCGCTCCTTGGACTTGAGGATGTCCCCAAAGATGTGGTCCCTGACGTACAGGATGTCCTTCCCCCGCACCCCGAGCAGCTTGCACACTGCGTCTGACGACCCTGCCTGACCATGGGAGGACAGGCCCACTCACAGCCCTTCCTGTCCTGGTGGGCAGCCTGGGGACATGGGCTCCTAGCTGAGAGGTGGCGCCTGTGGAGGGACGGGGCGGGGAGCCGGTACCTCCAGAGTAGATGGCACAGCGCTGATGGGGCCCCGTGCTGGTGCCCACGCGGAGCTTACCCATGTCCTAGAGGGGGCAGAAGGGGTGCCCTGGCCAGAGAGGGCAGGGGGCTAGGATTGGCAGGGGTAACGGTGGGGTGTAGGAAGAAGGAGGCGGCAGAGGGCCCTGAAGGGGTCCCCTGCTTCCTTGCTTCCGGGGACAGACAGACAGCAGAGCAGCAGCTACCAAGGGCAGGTCAAGCCTGAGAGGTGGGTTCCCTCCCACAGCGCGGGCCACGGGTCATGGTGGACGAGCCTCGGCCCCTGCATTACCATCCTGAGCTGTCTCAGCACCGTTCCCTCTGCAAAGACACAGGGCTTGTGCGTGTCCACCACAATCAGGTCGAAGTAGGACCTCCAGAGCCTGCAGGGGGTGGGCAGGTGCAGACAAGCGCTCAGCCTGGGAATCTGACCCGCCGCGGCTCACAGGTCCTCAGCCAGGTCCccgccagcccctgccctgccatACCCGGCCGAATGCCCGCCCGGGCTCCGCCACGCTCTGGACCGGTAAAAGCTCGCCAGCCCTCGCATCTCATGCCCCCCACgtgccctggccctggccctcagCAGGACTGAGACGTCCCGGGGCAGGACCCCGGCAGTCTGGCCACGCAGCCATCCTGGCATGGGAGGCTCACAAGCTATAGCAGCGGAGGCCAGCGCTGGATGTTGCGTGCACCGCGTCAGCCTCCAGAGCCCCTCACAGCACAGAGTCAGAGACGCAGGGGCACGGGACAAGAGCACAGTCCCCGAACTGCAGACCCGCTCACCGGCTTGCCTGCCAGATCCCCGTGGGGTGTgtcacccccctccccaggcctgctACAGCCTCTTCTCACCCCTGATTCCACCTATAGTGCCTTCCTGCCTTCTCCAAGGCCATGAGtggccttccccacccctccaggctccTCCTGTGGACTGGCTGAGGTCACTGGTCTCCcacccaccagggaagttccaacaGGCCCACCCATGTGAAATGACCCCCCCATACACTTGCTTCTTCGTCCAGCTGCGGGCTGGCCATGGGAAGGGACCCAGCAAGGTGGCCCAGCCCGGCCCTGCCTGCCCTTGACGCAGCCTCCCCCAGCCAGGCGCGTGGCCCTCACCTCACCAGCGCCAAACAGGTAGCTCCGGATGGCCtggtggggacagggcaggggtcAGGGCACCCAGCTGAGATGGGCCAGGGGCCACTACCTGCCATTGCCCTCACCCCACAGGCCACACCGGGGACCGCAGGAGCGAGATGGTGGGAAAATTGCTTCTTCCACCGAGATCTAAAAAGGCCAAGAAATGGAACCCAAGATGCCAACCAGGCAGTGGGCGGAGCAGGGTCTTGGCTGCTGTTTCCtgcagtgcctcagtttccccagggcCAAGAAGGAAACATTTCTCTGGCCCGGAGGCTGAGGGCCTCCCCCATCACAGGCACACGCACATCGGTGTCGTTGTAGCTGCGGGTAGCCAGGAACACCTTCCCTACCTCCTTCCTCTTGCCCCGCAGGATGGGGATTCCCACCTGGGTCAGAGAGAAGAGCAGCCTCCAGGGCTGGGGTCTCCCCAAGCTGCCCCAGGAGCCCCTTCCCAGGTCTCAGCCCCATAGGCAGGGGGCCCCAGGCCAGGCAGGAGGGCGGGGCGCAAGGTCAGGGTGCACAGCTCTGTCCAGATCTCGAGGGGAGGCCAGGGAAGGGGGAGCAGCCCCAGTgccctggggaggaaggggacaaAGGGACAGGCTTGGTCATGACCCTGGTCTATAGCCACTCGCATCCTTCTCCACGTATTTCTCCAAGTCTGCGGTCCTCTCCTTGAGACAGCCCCGCGGGAGGGAGCAGAGCTGTgaatgtgtgtgcgtgcgtgcctACACATGCCTGCATCCAAGATGAGGGAGCCCAGACCACCAGCCTCCACGGGAAGAAGAGTGAAACCTTATGGGGTCTGGGGGCCTGGGCCACTCACCGAATGGTGGATGTTATCCATGGCATCCGTCACATCCTGGAAGACATGAAGAGGTTTCCATGCTGATAACCGGTGTCACAGCTGGGTCAGGCCAAGAGCGAGGCTGATAAGGGGCCCTGATGTGACCACCAACCCTGGAGCCCTACCAGGGGGACCCCTCCATCCACAGTGGGCCCGACACTGGGCTCATGTCCCAAACCTCCTGGCACGGGTGTCACCCTACACTGAGGGTGACCCCGTGGGGGCATCAGTTACAAGGTTGGGGGCCCCTACATCCCGCTGAGCTCCTGGAGCCCCTCAAACACCTCAGGAGGAGCCTCTGCCCTCTGGCGGGGCCCCCATTTCCGGGCTTAGCCCCTAAGCCGTGCAGTGTCCTGCTGGTCACCCAGGGCTGCAGCGGGGAGGGGTACGGAGCTCACTGGATGTAGCGGGAGCAGCCAGAGAAGAAGCCCACCAGGCAGACGTAGAGACAGGCTTCTAGGGCAGAGGGAGGCTGGTCGGTCGCTGGCCCGAGGATCCAGGCAGCAGCCCACCAGGCCAGAGCCAGGACCAAAGGatcacctgcccccacccccatcagccCTCACCAGGCAGGTTGAAGAGCGTTATGAGGTTGTGGGACCGCTGCAGCCCATCCCTCTGAATGAACTTACTGGGGTAGAAACTCCAGATCTCGGCCCTAGGGAAGGGGTGGGCTGGGTGCCGCGATGCCCCTCCCCAGTGCCTCCCACTCTTTCCCGCCTCTAcccatccttctctccctccttatCCAGCTGGCATTGCCGAGCCCCTGCGGTGTGCCTgagtcacccccccccccccccactgtcTTTCCTCCAGCATCCTCGCCCCCCACCCCGTTCCTTACTCCGGGAGGAAGGAGAAGCCGTGGGTGCCCAGCAGCCCATTCCCGCGGGCGTCCACCTTCAGCAGGTTTCCACAGGGTGCGTCAAACACCAGCCCCCCGGGAGAGGGCACAGAGGTTGTGGATGAGGCACCAGGGCCAGTGAGTGGGCCCAGCCTCCCGCCCCGCGGGCTCCCGCACCTGGTGGGGAAGGCAGGGTCGTAGGTGCAGTGCAGGATCTCGTGTGGGTACCCGACGCACACCAGGCGCTCCAACAGCAACTCGAAGGCCAGCGTCTCATAGGCCGGAGACTTGTAGGCTGTGGGCCAAGCAGACCCAGGCCGGTTGGTGCCCgccccctgctcccagccccaaattcccctcactcccctccccctcccagccagAGTGCGGTCCATGTCGAAGCCAAGGCCACAAATCTTCCCTAGCTCCAGGTTGCGGTTGACAAAAATCCTGGAAGGGGAAGGACACTGAGATCAGCCCCCCAGACTCCAAGACCCAGGGCCTCGCGTGTGTCTGGGCACATGCATGTGAGCGCGTGTGCAAGCGTGTGCAGGGCTCCGTCTCCACGTGGGAGTGTGCCGGGGGCATCCCCGTGAGCGAGGATGCACCGTTGTCTCTTTCCTGAGCGGGGTCACTGTGTCCAAGTTCAGAGAGGATGCGTTTGTCACAGGTGGGCAGCACATGTCCCCACGTCGGCGTGCGTGGAGGGAGAgcacctccctccctgccaaGTGTACACTGTCAGGTTTCCCTCTGACGGGTCACTGCCCACCTACAGAAAGATGTCCCCTTGTGAGTGCAGGGGCTTGTCTGTGTTCTGAGTGTCACCATCCCTGGGTATGGGCTGCTGTGTTGTGTGGGATATGTCAGGAAAT from Phocoena sinus isolate mPhoSin1 chromosome 13, mPhoSin1.pri, whole genome shotgun sequence encodes:
- the NT5DC4 gene encoding LOW QUALITY PROTEIN: 5'-nucleotidase domain-containing protein 4 (The sequence of the model RefSeq protein was modified relative to this genomic sequence to represent the inferred CDS: inserted 1 base in 1 codon; substituted 1 base at 1 genomic stop codon), translated to MGAQVGTSGCPSPSRIFVNRNLELGKICGLGFDMDRTLAAYKSPAYETLAFELLLERLVCVGYPHEILHCTYDPAFPTRGLVFDAPCGNLLKVDARGNGLLGTHGFSFLPEAEIWSFYPSKFIQRDGLQRSHNLITLFNLPEACLYVCLVGFFSGCSRYIHCDTGYQHGNLFMXFQDVTDAMDNIHHSLCSLPRGCLKERTADLEKYVEKDVGIPILRGKRKEVGKVFLATRSYNDTDAIRSYLFGAGWLRGQTAGVLPRDVSVLLRARARARGGHEMRGLASFYRSRAWRSPGGHSAGYGRAGAGGDLAEDLLWRSYFDLIVVDTHKPCVFAEGTVLRQLRMDMGKLRVGTSTGPHQRCAIYSGGSSDAVCKLLGVRGKDILYVRDHIFGDILKSKERQGWRTCLVVPELSRELDIWAXEQERMEELKRLDMQLADLYQHMDGSSSGLPLISSTKREIRMPHESAAEPEWASLGPAAHLLSCSQRITGKIWKREKATILKSPKCNRFGAQEHFF